TAAAAATCCCGGCGCATAGGCCAGCACAAAGAAAAATTCCACAAGTTTAAGGCGTTTCTTATACTCACCATGTGCAACCTCCATAAAATCCATGCAAAGATCCTCTAGGGGCGGTTTGTCCGGATTTTTATAGAGTTCTTTTAGATCTTCTTGTTGTTTTAAAAAGAGGGGGATAAGAGCCTGCTTGAGAGGGCTATCTGGCAAGCGCGCAGCTACTTGAGCGATCAAAAGAGTGGTGATACCCACTTCGCTTTGGCGCAATTTTTCCTCAGGGGTAGGTAGGGCGCAAAAACTAGGCACTTCTGCAACAGGTGGTGTAGTTTGGGGGGAATGCAGGGGATTTTTAAGATAGTTTTGCAGGGTGTAATAAAGATAAATCAACACCGCTGCTACAGCTATCACTAAGATCACTTCCATGTAACCTCACTTAAAAAAATTTATGATCGACACGCTTGGTCTTTTCGCGTTCTTTTTTATAATCCCGTTCTGTAACGGCTTGAGATAGCCGCTTTTTTTCTGCCTTTTCTTTTTTCTTTAAATCTATTCTGCGCTCGTAATTGTGTTTGAGTTGCTGGATATAATCTTCGCGTCTCTCTGGTGATTGAAAAGAAATAGGCTTGAGCAAGAGAAGAGCTAGCATAAATAAAAAGATGAGCAAGGAAAGCTGGGCAGAATCCTCTCCATTGATGGCATACCACCCCATGCTCAAGGCTATGGCAAAGAGGATTTTCAAGCCTAGTTGCACTCTAACTCCCTTAGAGGAAAATAAAAGGATGTTGGTGGGCATCCAAACCAAGCATACCGGTATCTTTTTCACCCATTCCAAGCAAGAGGAGCTGAGATAAAAAGAGGGTGCTAGTGCTATCATGATCTCTTTGGCAAGCTTTGGAGGCTTGTTTAGCCAAGCTATCTAACATGTGAAACTGGCTTATGGAGGTGGTGAGTAAAAAATCAGCCCCTAGATCGATGGCATCATAGCGCATCGCTCCAAAACGCTTTAACGCTAAAGGCGTGTTAATATCTAGCAGATGGGCGCATGTTTGTTTGGCAAAAAGAGGGGTTTTACAAGCTAACTTTAAGGAATCAAAAAGGGGTGCATAGCTCTCTTCTTCGGGGGCAAATAGCACGCTTGAAAAACCCTCAAAAACTTTTTTAAGTTCTAAGCCAAGATTTTTTAGATGTGTGTTTAAGTATGTCAATGACGCGTCTTGATATTCCAAACCATAGGGGGAGAGAGTGGTGTTAATTTTCTCTCTAAGTTCCTGATTCTGTAGAAGTTCTTGGGCATACAGCGCGTTAGCATAGGAATCTTGATCGCACAACAGCAAGGGCACACCCATTTTTTGAGCAAGAGCCATGTTATAGGCGTTAGCACTGAGGAACTTTTCCAAATTCCCTAGCCGTCCCCAATAACCCCCATCAAAACAACATTCTGCTTCAATCACGCGCACTCCCAAGCGTTCCAAAAGAGATTTGACACTTTTTAAGAGTGGCGCGCTATTAAAGGCCTTATCGTAGGCATTAAAGAGCAAAAAATCGCCCTGATCTTTGGCGAGATGGGGAGTTTTAAATTGGTATTTGGATTCGAAATTTTTACCCAAGCGCGCCCATGCATTGTTAGCTACCGGACAATTAGAGCTTTGGATCAACATTTTTTGCAAATCGTAGATTTCAGTATCAATGCGCGCGCTTGTGGGGTAAAGGTAAGGATGGGGACTCACAAAGCCCATCACACCGTATTTAGGATCGGCAATGCTTTGGAGCAAATCCTTAGCGCGGTGTGGGTAACGCCCCATTAGCCACTTAATG
This portion of the Helicobacter felis ATCC 49179 genome encodes:
- a CDS encoding tellurite resistance TerB family protein, coding for MEVILVIAVAAVLIYLYYTLQNYLKNPLHSPQTTPPVAEVPSFCALPTPEEKLRQSEVGITTLLIAQVAARLPDSPLKQALIPLFLKQQEDLKELYKNPDKPPLEDLCMDFMEVAHGEYKKRLKLVEFFFVLAYAPGFLEEEAKEALLDVGAFLKLENSDFNALYDHFEQLATQKTYKVILAKIVDFGSFQTQVEMYYLDFMDAKTWNKSYYPDRMCVLWSLQERYSAVRSKIPDTSLQHACQD
- a CDS encoding DUF5644 domain-containing protein; translation: MSILKLHLKVFRFDATKDYNPAYQSCIVEYAPNWHLSDVLSHIPLRDFGYDKTYLGLRLNEVAVFEDLAVLDLVTRFSKEWVLEPLSTRYARHDLLMDEEAILEGYQRFFHSAPFLTHEERCALSKYTNINFIQLDYPEGYFGDGFFLYIKWLMGRYPHRAKDLLQSIADPKYGVMGFVSPHPYLYPTSARIDTEIYDLQKMLIQSSNCPVANNAWARLGKNFESKYQFKTPHLAKDQGDFLLFNAYDKAFNSAPLLKSVKSLLERLGVRVIEAECCFDGGYWGRLGNLEKFLSANAYNMALAQKMGVPLLLCDQDSYANALYAQELLQNQELREKINTTLSPYGLEYQDASLTYLNTHLKNLGLELKKVFEGFSSVLFAPEEESYAPLFDSLKLACKTPLFAKQTCAHLLDINTPLALKRFGAMRYDAIDLGADFLLTTSISQFHMLDSLAKQASKACQRDHDSTSTLFLSQLLLLGMGEKDTGMLGLDAHQHPFIFL